One Opitutaceae bacterium DNA segment encodes these proteins:
- a CDS encoding FAD-dependent oxidoreductase, with protein MRQPGPVTILGQGIAGSLLAWELRQRRIPFRILDPGRGDGSSLVGAGIMNPITGQRLVPSWRWSAHLPIALEVYRGLGDAFGEHFVRPFRIQRLVASRREERILASRIASGELRPHVAQTFPGGCWIEGAWQLDSRRLVCRLREMFRSWGVLEETEGSPDLGGTVICCTGAALQAGLGALQPVEGAVIEFQTAGLEPGVILNRGVWVLPLDSSRARAGSTYWKSTTTAGERAEDIAQLSESVAELVRQPLHEVTTLTGWRVTTPDKHPVAGWLGSPGKFGVINGLGAKGALHAPALARMWADHLDGQRELDAAFCPTRFSNRKA; from the coding sequence GTGAGACAACCGGGTCCTGTAACCATACTCGGGCAGGGCATCGCGGGTTCGTTGCTCGCGTGGGAGCTGAGGCAGCGGCGAATTCCTTTTCGCATCCTGGATCCTGGCAGGGGTGACGGTTCCTCCCTCGTGGGGGCCGGCATCATGAATCCCATCACTGGGCAGAGGCTGGTGCCCAGCTGGCGCTGGTCGGCCCATCTGCCGATTGCGCTTGAGGTGTATCGAGGTCTTGGAGACGCATTCGGCGAACACTTTGTAAGGCCTTTCCGGATACAACGGCTGGTCGCCAGCAGGCGTGAGGAGCGCATCCTTGCCTCCAGGATTGCCTCAGGGGAGCTTCGTCCGCACGTGGCGCAGACCTTTCCCGGCGGGTGCTGGATAGAGGGCGCCTGGCAACTCGACTCACGGCGGCTTGTCTGCCGCCTGCGGGAGATGTTTCGCTCCTGGGGTGTCCTTGAGGAGACCGAGGGCTCTCCCGACCTTGGTGGCACGGTCATTTGTTGCACCGGGGCCGCGCTACAGGCGGGCCTTGGAGCCTTGCAGCCGGTCGAAGGAGCCGTGATCGAGTTTCAAACCGCGGGACTCGAGCCCGGGGTGATCCTCAACCGCGGGGTTTGGGTTTTGCCTCTCGACTCAAGCAGGGCGCGGGCGGGCTCCACGTATTGGAAGAGCACTACGACCGCGGGGGAGCGAGCGGAGGATATAGCCCAGCTTTCCGAGTCGGTCGCCGAGTTGGTGCGGCAGCCTTTGCATGAGGTGACCACACTCACCGGGTGGCGGGTCACCACCCCGGATAAACATCCCGTCGCCGGTTGGCTCGGCTCTCCCGGCAAATTTGGAGTCATTAATGGACTGGGTGCAAAAGGGGCGCTCCATGCTCCGGCGCTCGCGCGCATGTGGGCGGACCATCTCGATGGGCAAAGGGAACTGGATGCTGCGTTTTGCCCGACCCGTTTTTCGAATCGAAAAGCCTAG
- the lptE gene encoding LPS assembly lipoprotein LptE, which produces MIPNLLRHLLVILALGLTGCGTYQLGTGTEAGFRTLYVAPVKNDAAIPQAAALYSKELREAFIRDGRVAIVASADQADAVLEISLQGFERESTSALPEDTRLARKFDLNVTARATLRDSRTGRELFKDRELVATCQVFTTSVAKGEISSQQQAEFNTHPLLAQRLAEETLHVVLDTW; this is translated from the coding sequence ATGATTCCCAACCTCCTCCGCCACCTGCTTGTCATCCTGGCCCTTGGCCTGACGGGTTGCGGGACATATCAGCTGGGAACGGGTACCGAGGCGGGATTTCGCACACTTTACGTCGCTCCTGTGAAGAACGACGCCGCTATCCCCCAGGCAGCCGCCCTCTACTCGAAGGAACTGCGCGAGGCCTTCATCCGCGACGGCCGCGTGGCCATCGTGGCCTCGGCCGACCAGGCGGACGCCGTATTGGAAATTTCCCTACAAGGTTTCGAGCGCGAATCGACCTCGGCCCTGCCGGAGGACACCCGGCTCGCGCGGAAGTTCGACCTCAACGTGACCGCCCGCGCCACCCTTCGTGATTCGAGGACAGGTCGGGAGCTCTTCAAGGATCGTGAACTGGTCGCCACGTGCCAGGTGTTCACCACGAGCGTTGCCAAGGGTGAGATCAGCAGCCAGCAGCAGGCGGAGTTCAACACCCACCCGCTGCTCGCGCAGCGCCTGGCCGAGGAGACATTGCACGTCGTCCTCGACACCTGGTGA
- a CDS encoding urease accessory UreF family protein — protein sequence MNLAPATAIESGVLCAALQLSDTFYPTGAYSHSHGLEGLIEEGIVRDRETLREYCLASLLPSLGRMELPLVVHAYAALASANWEQVGRLCVLSSGLRATREPRQASDAIGRQRITLLVLLRKDVRALEFQRLSTDHDWPQPAAVAAALEALAVGAPVGVALANVYYGAIATAVSSSMKLLRIGQNGGQSLLTEMIGLSTSVFEKALQVPIDEIGWFNPWLDIASARHEHASARLFIS from the coding sequence ATGAACTTGGCTCCAGCCACCGCCATTGAGTCCGGCGTCCTTTGCGCCGCGCTGCAGCTGAGCGACACGTTCTACCCGACGGGCGCCTATTCGCATTCGCATGGCTTGGAGGGTCTGATTGAGGAGGGAATTGTTCGCGATCGGGAAACACTCCGGGAGTACTGCCTGGCCTCGCTGCTGCCTTCACTTGGGCGGATGGAACTTCCACTCGTGGTGCACGCCTACGCGGCACTGGCATCGGCGAACTGGGAACAAGTGGGTCGCCTGTGCGTGCTTTCCTCTGGGCTCCGGGCAACCCGTGAACCGCGGCAAGCCTCGGATGCAATTGGGCGGCAACGAATCACCCTGTTGGTGTTGCTCCGAAAAGATGTGCGAGCGCTGGAGTTCCAGCGCCTCTCGACCGACCATGACTGGCCGCAGCCGGCGGCGGTCGCGGCCGCGCTGGAGGCGCTCGCCGTCGGCGCCCCAGTCGGGGTTGCCCTCGCTAATGTGTACTATGGCGCCATTGCCACCGCAGTGTCGTCGTCCATGAAACTGCTCCGCATCGGCCAGAACGGCGGTCAAAGCCTGCTCACGGAAATGATTGGCCTTTCCACGTCTGTATTCGAGAAAGCACTACAGGTCCCGATCGATGAGATAGGCTGGTTCAATCCCTGGCTCGACATTGCAAGCGCCAGACACGAGCATGCATCGGCGAGACTGTTCATTTCATGA
- the ureG gene encoding urease accessory protein UreG produces the protein MRPPRIGIGGPVGSGKTMLCLKLCQRLRGRYSLGVVTNDIYTSEDARFLKEAGALPPERILGVETGGCPHTAIRDDTTMNEQACRHLEAVFPDLQLVLVESGGDNLTATFSPELVDSFIYVLDVAEGEKMPRKGGPAIRYSDLLLINKIDLAPYVGADLGVMERDARAQRGDRPFLFCDLKREHNLDAVIAWIERQVLFTDAKPQ, from the coding sequence ATGCGTCCTCCTCGAATCGGCATCGGTGGCCCTGTTGGCTCCGGCAAGACGATGCTCTGCCTGAAACTCTGCCAAAGGCTGCGTGGCCGCTATTCACTCGGCGTTGTCACCAACGACATCTACACTTCAGAGGACGCGCGCTTCCTCAAGGAGGCGGGTGCACTGCCACCTGAACGTATCCTGGGAGTGGAGACCGGCGGGTGCCCGCACACCGCGATCCGCGATGACACGACGATGAACGAGCAGGCCTGCCGACACCTGGAGGCTGTGTTCCCGGACCTGCAACTCGTCCTGGTGGAGAGTGGCGGCGATAACCTGACCGCGACCTTTTCCCCGGAGTTGGTGGATTCCTTCATTTATGTCCTCGATGTGGCCGAAGGAGAGAAGATGCCCAGGAAAGGGGGGCCTGCCATCCGCTACAGCGATCTCCTGCTCATCAACAAGATTGACCTGGCGCCCTACGTGGGAGCGGACCTGGGCGTGATGGAGCGCGATGCCCGCGCGCAGCGCGGCGACAGGCCGTTTCTCTTCTGTGATCTCAAACGGGAGCATAACCTCGACGCCGTCATCGCGTGGATCGAGCGCCAGGTGCTCTTTACCGACGCAAAGCCTCAATGA
- the rpe gene encoding ribulose-phosphate 3-epimerase: MNPRILAPSILAGDHANLAAIAQRAADVGLSWIHVDIMDGRFVPNLTFGPQTVADLRKRSSLFFDTHLMLGAPDPFIEPFAKAGANLISIHIEAESDHRASLRRIRSLGCQCGIVLNPGTPAEAVAPFLAEVDLVLVMTVQPGFGGQPFRTDMVSKMAQISAWRQERGLSFRLEVDGGIDLETALPCVRAGVDTFVAGTSFARAADPKAFVQNFLTLA, from the coding sequence GTGAATCCAAGGATCCTCGCTCCCTCCATCCTGGCCGGTGACCACGCGAACCTGGCGGCAATCGCCCAGCGCGCCGCCGATGTAGGGCTGTCCTGGATACATGTGGACATCATGGATGGGCGCTTCGTCCCCAACCTGACGTTCGGGCCGCAAACTGTCGCAGACCTGCGGAAGCGCTCCAGCCTTTTCTTCGACACCCACCTGATGCTGGGAGCTCCCGACCCGTTCATCGAACCCTTTGCCAAGGCAGGCGCCAACCTGATCAGCATCCATATCGAGGCCGAGTCAGACCACCGGGCCAGTCTCCGCCGGATTCGCAGCCTCGGCTGCCAATGCGGCATCGTGCTGAACCCGGGCACGCCGGCCGAGGCCGTTGCACCCTTTCTCGCGGAGGTCGACCTGGTGCTCGTGATGACGGTTCAGCCGGGCTTTGGCGGGCAACCGTTCCGCACCGACATGGTTTCCAAGATGGCGCAAATCAGCGCCTGGCGACAGGAGCGCGGGCTCTCGTTCAGGCTTGAGGTGGATGGCGGCATTGACCTCGAGACCGCCCTCCCCTGCGTGCGGGCGGGCGTCGACACTTTTGTCGCGGGCACCTCGTTTGCACGCGCCGCCGACCCCAAGGCGTTCGTTCAAAATTTCCTCACGCTCGCGTGA
- a CDS encoding ABC transporter permease — translation MRRLYQEVVEGLRIAFTQIIANKLRSALTALGVIIGIVSVTLMGTAILGIDAGVERSLAGMGDDIFYVTKWPWRGIEDWWNYRNRQPVRVEHAYRINEYIASNPNTLLKRAVPASERQTNIVRGDLRLVNIYTLGIGHELPLISKTDMAQGRFFSEAEAHAARNVVVIGFDVADALFPGENPVGNKLRIGDQEFQVIGTMARQGKFLGLFSMDSIIMLPIDTFRRYYALDGNSTQLRVQVDHKRMDDAREELRGLMRAIRQVSPERPDDFELNEQKVIREQLDPIKNGIAIGGLAITALALFVGAIGIMNITFVSVKERTKEIGTRKALGARRRTILIQFLIEASSIALVGGVFGLVFTFLLTQAMAVIAPSFPLVFSPSLVLVGLLSSVTAGVLSGFIPAWQASKLDPVVALRYE, via the coding sequence ATGCGCCGCTTGTACCAGGAAGTTGTCGAGGGCCTCAGAATCGCGTTCACGCAGATCATCGCGAACAAGCTGAGGTCGGCGCTCACGGCCCTGGGCGTGATCATCGGCATCGTGTCGGTCACGTTGATGGGCACCGCCATCCTCGGTATCGACGCAGGCGTCGAGCGAAGCCTCGCCGGGATGGGAGATGACATTTTCTACGTCACGAAATGGCCCTGGCGCGGCATCGAGGACTGGTGGAACTACCGGAACCGCCAGCCGGTGCGAGTTGAGCACGCTTACCGGATCAATGAGTACATCGCCAGCAATCCCAACACCCTCCTGAAGCGAGCGGTGCCGGCAAGCGAGCGGCAGACCAACATCGTGCGAGGGGACCTGAGGCTTGTTAACATTTATACCCTCGGAATCGGTCACGAACTCCCGTTGATCTCCAAGACCGACATGGCGCAGGGGCGTTTTTTCAGCGAGGCGGAAGCGCATGCCGCGCGCAACGTCGTGGTCATCGGCTTTGATGTCGCTGACGCCCTGTTCCCTGGCGAGAATCCCGTGGGCAACAAGCTGAGGATCGGCGACCAGGAATTTCAGGTGATCGGAACGATGGCGCGCCAGGGAAAGTTCCTGGGGCTGTTCAGCATGGATTCGATCATCATGCTGCCGATCGATACATTTCGACGCTACTACGCCCTCGATGGCAACAGCACCCAGCTGCGCGTGCAGGTGGACCACAAGCGAATGGATGATGCACGTGAGGAGCTTCGCGGGCTTATGCGCGCGATCCGCCAAGTGAGCCCGGAGCGCCCCGACGACTTCGAGCTGAACGAGCAGAAGGTGATTCGTGAGCAATTGGATCCCATCAAGAACGGCATTGCGATCGGCGGCCTCGCGATCACGGCCCTTGCGCTTTTTGTCGGAGCGATCGGCATCATGAACATCACGTTCGTCAGCGTGAAGGAACGCACGAAGGAGATCGGCACGCGAAAGGCGCTCGGCGCGCGCAGGCGGACCATCCTCATTCAATTTCTGATTGAAGCCTCCAGCATCGCACTCGTGGGCGGTGTCTTCGGCCTGGTGTTCACTTTTCTCCTCACCCAGGCGATGGCGGTGATCGCTCCTTCGTTCCCGCTGGTCTTTTCTCCGTCGCTCGTTCTTGTCGGTCTCCTCAGTTCCGTGACCGCGGGTGTGCTCAGCGGTTTCATCCCCGCGTGGCAGGCCAGCAAACTCGACCCGGTGGTCGCCCTCCGTTACGAATGA
- a CDS encoding ABC transporter permease codes for MNPSEIIRLALSSLTANKLRSILTILGISIGIFSVIGVMTFINGARSSFESGLSRLGANSFQIQKFPAINFSNPWLRYGNRRDITLPMAERFKTLMGETANINVQIRQRGLVATHGEFHTNPNTAMTGTDENFLSAFNYDVARGRNLSGEDVALGRAVCLVGHDVVQKIFPGEDPMGKMVRVGGQNYEVVGVLAQKGTSLGESQDNLILMPITRWLAVMGRNGRSISINIQAPDAKSMAAIQDQAIGAMRLVRGLDPEDPDDFEVFSNDSLVETFNNIMGLIGVASLAISTVALVGAGVGVMNIMLVSVTERTKEIGIRKSLGARKVNILTQFLVEAVVLALIGGLIGVAIGVAGGNAVAMAMNADLVFPWGWAMGGMAVCGGIGVIFGFYPAWKAASLDPIEALRYE; via the coding sequence ATGAACCCCTCGGAAATCATCCGCCTGGCACTCAGTTCGCTCACGGCAAACAAGCTGCGGTCGATTCTTACGATTTTGGGCATTTCGATCGGCATCTTTTCGGTGATCGGCGTGATGACGTTCATCAATGGAGCACGTAGCTCGTTCGAGTCCGGCTTGAGCCGCCTTGGCGCGAACAGTTTCCAGATCCAGAAATTTCCGGCGATCAACTTCAGCAACCCGTGGCTGCGCTACGGGAATCGTCGTGATATCACGTTGCCGATGGCAGAGCGGTTCAAGACCCTCATGGGCGAGACCGCCAACATCAACGTGCAGATTCGCCAACGCGGCCTGGTGGCGACCCATGGGGAGTTCCACACCAATCCCAACACGGCGATGACAGGCACCGACGAGAATTTCCTGTCGGCGTTCAACTATGATGTGGCGCGTGGGCGCAACCTCAGCGGCGAAGACGTTGCGCTCGGACGGGCGGTGTGTCTTGTGGGCCACGATGTGGTGCAAAAGATATTCCCCGGCGAAGACCCGATGGGGAAAATGGTGCGCGTGGGCGGCCAAAACTACGAGGTCGTAGGCGTGCTCGCCCAGAAGGGGACGTCGCTTGGTGAGAGCCAGGACAACCTGATCTTGATGCCGATCACTCGTTGGCTAGCGGTCATGGGACGCAACGGTCGTTCGATTTCGATCAATATCCAGGCCCCCGACGCGAAGTCGATGGCCGCCATCCAGGATCAGGCAATCGGCGCGATGAGGCTTGTCCGTGGTCTCGATCCCGAGGATCCGGATGACTTCGAGGTATTCTCGAACGACAGCCTAGTGGAAACCTTTAACAACATCATGGGCCTGATTGGCGTGGCATCCCTGGCGATCAGTACCGTCGCCCTGGTGGGCGCGGGCGTCGGAGTCATGAACATCATGCTTGTGAGCGTGACCGAGCGAACCAAGGAGATCGGTATTCGGAAAAGCCTCGGCGCCCGAAAGGTGAACATCCTCACTCAGTTCCTCGTGGAAGCGGTGGTCCTGGCGCTTATCGGCGGACTGATCGGCGTGGCCATCGGCGTCGCCGGTGGAAATGCGGTCGCGATGGCGATGAACGCAGACCTCGTGTTCCCGTGGGGCTGGGCGATGGGCGGAATGGCCGTCTGCGGCGGCATCGGCGTTATCTTCGGCTTTTATCCGGCTTGGAAAGCGGCGTCGCTGGATCCGATTGAGGCGTTGCGGTACGAATAG
- a CDS encoding ABC transporter ATP-binding protein: MTPNVQSAPRPVRTPGPLVIEIEGVTKLYRMDGETIHALRGVALQIKRNEYLAIMGPSGSGKSTLMNMLGCLDTPTAGRYEFNGKNVAHMDDDELAHIRNQEIGFVFQTFNLLPRSTALHNVELPLIYAGVPREERLDRAREALEHVGLGQRMNHKPNELSGGQRQRVAIARALVNKPSIILADEPTGNLDSRTGEEIMVLFEELYSQGNTMIVVTHEEDIARHARRIVRLRDGLIESDLPAST; the protein is encoded by the coding sequence ATGACGCCTAACGTGCAATCGGCGCCCAGGCCGGTCCGAACGCCAGGACCATTGGTCATCGAAATCGAGGGTGTCACGAAGCTCTATCGCATGGATGGGGAGACCATTCATGCGTTGCGGGGCGTGGCACTTCAGATCAAGCGCAACGAATACCTGGCCATCATGGGGCCCTCGGGCAGCGGCAAGTCGACACTCATGAACATGCTCGGCTGCCTCGATACACCCACGGCAGGCCGCTACGAGTTCAATGGGAAGAATGTGGCGCACATGGACGACGACGAACTGGCCCATATTCGGAACCAGGAGATCGGCTTCGTATTCCAAACGTTCAACCTCCTTCCGCGTTCCACAGCGTTGCATAACGTGGAGCTTCCCCTCATCTACGCGGGTGTGCCGCGCGAGGAACGTCTCGATCGTGCAAGAGAGGCGCTCGAGCACGTGGGTCTCGGCCAACGCATGAACCACAAGCCGAATGAGCTCTCCGGCGGCCAACGGCAGCGTGTGGCAATCGCCCGTGCGCTCGTCAACAAGCCGTCGATCATCCTCGCCGACGAACCGACAGGCAATCTCGACTCGCGCACAGGCGAGGAGATCATGGTGTTGTTTGAAGAGCTCTATTCGCAGGGCAACACGATGATCGTGGTCACCCACGAGGAAGATATCGCGCGGCATGCGCGGCGAATCGTGCGCCTGCGCGACGGGCTGATCGAATCAGACCTCCCCGCCTCCACCTGA
- a CDS encoding urease accessory protein UreD: protein MNPDGLAQTQVAYGRVSAFAGHLSLTAARGADGATFLKSQSFRAPFHLSKPHWEGRVLIVQVVNPTAGILAGDELRMDLRVTEGASLLVSTPSASRVFTMPSGSAVSRQSVQVQAGAWLEYAPEPLVPHARSCFLQHTVLEVEPGGGLLWTDGLMPGRLGRGEAWSWTRLVLDLTVRCGAELLLRERLDESGASLKRLATLAGSGDGACFANWVLVAPQAGTDPSWMGDLNALQREGVRIGVSTLRGCAHAWTVRFVASDSIALREITAAARRRLSVLIPPLHASVRKF from the coding sequence ATGAACCCCGACGGGCTTGCGCAGACCCAGGTTGCCTACGGGCGCGTTTCGGCGTTCGCGGGGCATCTCTCGCTCACAGCGGCTAGGGGTGCGGACGGTGCGACCTTTCTGAAGAGCCAGTCTTTTCGGGCACCGTTTCACCTCAGCAAACCGCACTGGGAGGGACGTGTCCTCATCGTTCAGGTGGTCAACCCCACGGCCGGTATCCTCGCAGGCGACGAGTTGCGCATGGACCTCCGCGTGACTGAAGGAGCGTCACTCCTTGTGAGCACTCCCAGTGCGAGCCGCGTATTCACCATGCCGAGTGGGTCGGCCGTCTCCCGCCAGTCGGTGCAGGTGCAGGCAGGAGCATGGCTGGAATACGCCCCCGAACCACTCGTGCCGCATGCGCGGTCTTGTTTCCTTCAGCACACGGTACTCGAGGTTGAGCCAGGCGGGGGCCTCCTTTGGACCGACGGACTTATGCCTGGTCGCCTGGGCAGAGGGGAGGCCTGGTCGTGGACGCGCCTGGTTCTTGACCTCACCGTGAGATGCGGAGCAGAGCTATTGCTGCGCGAGCGCTTGGACGAGTCTGGAGCCTCGCTCAAGCGCCTGGCCACACTCGCCGGCAGCGGAGACGGAGCCTGCTTCGCCAACTGGGTGCTTGTGGCGCCGCAGGCCGGAACAGATCCCTCGTGGATGGGAGATCTCAACGCGCTGCAACGCGAGGGGGTGCGCATTGGCGTCAGCACGCTGCGCGGGTGTGCTCATGCCTGGACAGTTCGCTTTGTCGCGAGCGACAGCATCGCGCTTCGCGAGATTACGGCCGCGGCGCGCAGGCGACTTTCCGTCCTGATTCCTCCGCTTCACGCGAGCGTGAGGAAATTTTGA
- a CDS encoding peptidylprolyl isomerase, producing the protein MQRQVVAFHFTLRDAQGRVLDFSVGGDPVRYLEGAGQILEGLELGLKGLQPGESRRIEVPPEQGYGHRDEAFVHRVPRSQIPVEGELRAGERFQTEPDPQAPIVTIAKVEGDEVTLDGNHPLAGMTLFFEVEVVSRREATEDELRKGAAASCGCGSCDCQD; encoded by the coding sequence ATGCAACGGCAAGTGGTCGCCTTCCATTTTACACTTCGCGACGCCCAGGGGCGGGTCCTTGATTTTTCGGTCGGCGGGGATCCCGTTCGCTACCTCGAGGGCGCCGGTCAGATCCTTGAAGGGCTCGAGCTGGGGCTCAAAGGGTTGCAGCCCGGGGAGAGCCGCCGGATCGAAGTGCCTCCGGAACAAGGGTATGGGCATCGCGACGAGGCTTTTGTGCATCGCGTGCCACGTTCCCAGATTCCGGTAGAGGGTGAACTCCGTGCAGGCGAACGGTTCCAGACGGAGCCAGACCCCCAGGCGCCAATCGTCACAATAGCCAAGGTGGAGGGTGATGAAGTCACGCTGGACGGAAATCATCCGTTGGCCGGCATGACGTTGTTCTTCGAGGTCGAGGTGGTGTCGCGGCGGGAGGCCACCGAGGACGAGTTGCGCAAAGGGGCCGCGGCCTCCTGCGGCTGTGGATCCTGCGATTGCCAGGATTGA
- a CDS encoding efflux RND transporter periplasmic adaptor subunit, whose translation MTEAQTPQAGSRRKKSRKKWYILGAVVLLVGIVVAGRKKGPPPTFVSVEKATIRNLIQVVSATGKIQPETEVKIFSEVAGEITELPFRDGDTVKKGDLLASIRPDFYRFQVDQNTAELASMKAVAAQVRVRLVKAEEDLRRSEALFAQKLISDSDITAARAVHAQEVANLESAEANIQRVSGQLSQAKDNLAKTRIYAPMDGSITSRTSELGERVVATGQFTGTEMMRVADLSNMEVRVNINENDIVNVKVGDKARIAIDAFPRRAVEGIVKEIGSAAKTTGMNTQEEVTNFQVKIRIVDKDLPLRPGMSATVDVETKSVENVVSVPLQAVTVRARESNKTVDQLAKDRDAQADAAKGSGDAAAVNDKQKQRRERTDRESLQRVVFLFENDKVKMVPVETGIADLNYIEITKGVNENDTVVSGNYAVITRVLTDGMAVKLEPAAQPEKKP comes from the coding sequence ATGACCGAGGCTCAGACTCCCCAAGCCGGCTCCCGTCGGAAAAAATCGCGAAAGAAATGGTATATCCTGGGAGCGGTCGTGCTCCTGGTTGGAATTGTGGTTGCGGGGCGAAAAAAGGGTCCGCCTCCCACCTTCGTGTCCGTCGAAAAAGCCACGATCCGCAACCTCATCCAGGTGGTGTCGGCGACGGGCAAGATACAGCCGGAGACGGAGGTCAAAATCTTCTCCGAGGTGGCTGGCGAAATCACGGAGTTGCCCTTTCGCGATGGCGACACCGTCAAAAAGGGGGACCTGCTCGCGAGCATCCGCCCGGATTTCTATCGTTTCCAAGTCGACCAAAACACGGCTGAGCTCGCCTCGATGAAAGCCGTTGCAGCCCAGGTACGCGTCCGGCTCGTGAAGGCCGAGGAAGACCTCAGGCGCAGCGAGGCGTTGTTTGCGCAAAAGCTCATCTCCGACTCCGACATCACGGCTGCACGCGCGGTGCATGCGCAGGAAGTCGCGAATCTCGAAAGTGCCGAGGCGAACATCCAGCGGGTGTCGGGCCAATTGAGCCAGGCGAAGGACAATCTTGCCAAGACGCGCATCTACGCACCGATGGATGGCAGCATCACGTCTCGCACCTCCGAATTGGGCGAGCGGGTGGTCGCCACGGGCCAGTTTACCGGCACGGAGATGATGCGGGTCGCCGATCTCTCCAACATGGAGGTGCGGGTGAACATCAACGAAAACGACATCGTCAACGTGAAGGTCGGTGACAAGGCGCGCATCGCCATCGACGCCTTCCCCCGGCGAGCCGTCGAAGGAATCGTGAAGGAGATCGGTTCCGCCGCGAAGACCACCGGCATGAACACGCAGGAAGAAGTCACGAATTTTCAGGTGAAGATCCGCATCGTCGACAAGGACCTGCCACTTCGCCCGGGCATGAGCGCAACGGTGGATGTCGAGACCAAGAGCGTTGAAAACGTCGTCAGCGTGCCGCTTCAGGCCGTGACCGTGCGCGCCCGCGAGTCGAACAAGACCGTCGACCAGCTGGCGAAAGACCGCGACGCTCAGGCAGACGCCGCGAAGGGTTCCGGGGATGCTGCCGCTGTGAACGACAAACAGAAGCAGAGGCGCGAACGCACGGACCGCGAGAGCCTCCAGCGCGTTGTTTTCCTTTTTGAGAACGACAAGGTGAAGATGGTGCCCGTCGAAACCGGCATTGCAGACCTGAACTACATCGAGATCACAAAGGGTGTTAACGAGAATGACACCGTCGTAAGCGGAAATTATGCGGTGATCACCCGGGTACTGACCGACGGGATGGCCGTCAAGCTTGAGCCCGCTGCACAGCCTGAGAAGAAACCGTAA
- a CDS encoding urease accessory protein UreE: MVLKVTQPATFSSDACRRILVRCSRLQAMKRRWRGVAEDGREFVFELEQPLVHGSVAWIEAGIAYVIEVEPEPLLEISLDVAPSAAAGIGWAVGNMHLELMSEPARLLTPDEPAARQLLDRISVPYQTVVDRFRPGRFARGPRNPTHELGSSHRH, from the coding sequence ATGGTACTCAAGGTCACACAACCTGCCACCTTCTCCTCCGATGCGTGCCGTCGCATCCTCGTACGCTGTTCCCGTCTCCAGGCAATGAAACGCCGCTGGCGCGGGGTCGCCGAGGACGGCCGGGAGTTCGTGTTTGAGCTCGAACAACCGCTTGTGCATGGGAGCGTGGCGTGGATCGAGGCGGGGATCGCGTACGTGATCGAGGTGGAGCCGGAGCCTTTGCTGGAGATTTCCCTCGATGTGGCGCCCTCGGCAGCGGCGGGCATCGGCTGGGCGGTGGGGAATATGCATCTGGAGCTAATGTCGGAGCCAGCGCGTCTCCTCACCCCGGATGAGCCCGCCGCACGCCAGTTGCTCGACCGTATCAGTGTCCCTTACCAAACTGTAGTCGACCGCTTTCGACCCGGTCGATTCGCGCGCGGTCCTCGCAATCCCACCCATGAACTTGGCTCCAGCCACCGCCATTGA